One window of the Brachyhypopomus gauderio isolate BG-103 unplaced genomic scaffold, BGAUD_0.2 sc46, whole genome shotgun sequence genome contains the following:
- the dolk gene encoding dolichol kinase codes for MQTDPVLVESLVVFSIVLCVHVAVWNQLSWCCIALAIQAFYVQHKWDRLLRTGAAVFHFRPSANSGVLPASMLLPLLGLALRCRCIAVGNVYFERFAMVVTVTGMMLALFLSLIALGVTRPVPTNTCVIAGVAASAIFYTVKHTLTVSEVIEVLEVLLIFVYLSLILLYLLPRCFTPGEALLVLGGISFIINQLIKRSLGSGAAGADPLLFLLPVAVVGCVLLGVVFALLFLFMESETWAASAFFHTMTAVLGLGLLVPWLSLLSQQHPVAWLLLFLTQSPARLWLLAYWAVLTLAAVAVVARQNGRHVGGATKPRASSTVRKYFHLLVVLTFGPGLALDRPLLHLAAVACLTVFLFLELVRVFRIRPLGAPLRRWLAVFLDERDAGPVVLTHIYLLLGVSLPVWLSPGACTPKGGLAGAGGLVPYAGVLAVGVGDTVASVFGSAVGEIRWPGTKKTFEGTATSVFAQVIAVAIFLIADGSINLNSSYSWVVGSIAMVAMLEAYTSQIDNLLLPLYLYVLLLL; via the coding sequence ATGCAGACGGACCCTGTGCTGGTGGAGTCCCTGGTGGTGTTCTCCATCGTGCTGTGCGTTCACGTGGCCGTCTGGAACCAGCTGTCCTGGTGCTGCATCGCGCTAGCCATCCAGGCCTTCTACGTCCAGCACAAATGGGACCGCCTGCTCCGCACTGGCGCCGCCGTCTTCCACTTCCGCCCCTCGGCCAATAGCGGCGTCCTACCGGCcagcatgctcctccccctgctggGACTGGCCCTGCGGTGCCGCTGCATTGCCGTGGGCAACGTGTACTTCGAGCGCTTCGCCATGGTTGTGACGGTGACGGGCATGATGTTGGCGCTGTTCCTGTCGCTGATCGCCCTGGGCGTGACGCGGCCCGTCCCCACCAACACCTGCGTGATCGCCGGCGTGGCCGCCAGCGCCATCTTCTACACGGTCAAGCACACGCTCACCGTGTCGGAGGTCATCGAGGTGCTGGAGGTGCTCCTCATCTTCGTCTACCTGAGCCTcatcctcctctacctcctgcCTCGGTGCTTCACGCCCGGCGAGGCGCTCCTCGTGCTCGGTGGCATCAGCTTCATCATCAACCAGCTCATTAAGCGCTCGTTGGGTTCGGGGGCGGCCGGCGCTGACCCGCTGCTCTTCCTCCTGCCCGTGGCGGTGGTGGGCTGCGTGTTGCTGGGCGTCGTCTtcgccctcctcttcctcttcatggAATCGGAGACGTGGGCCGCGTCCGCCTTCTTCCACACCATGACTGCGGTCCTGGGTCTGGGCTTGCTGGTGCCCTGGCTCTCCCTGCTCAGCCAGCAGCACCCTGTCGCctggctcctcctcttcctcacgcaGAGCCCCGCCCGCCTCTGGCTGCTGGCCTACTGGGCCGTGCTGACGCTGGCCGCCGTCGCCGTGGTGGCGCGGCAGAACGGGCGCCATGTGGGCGGGGCCACAAAGCCACGGGCGTCCTCAACGGTGAGGAAGTACTTCCACCTGCTGGTGGTGCTGACCTTCGGCCCCGGGCTGGCACTGGACCGGCCCCTGCTGCACCTGGCGGCCGTGGCCTGCCTCACGGTCTTCCTCTTCCTGGAGCTGGTGCGCGTCTTCCGCATCCGGCCACTAGGGGCGCCTCTGCGACGCTGGCTGGCAGTCTTCCTGGACGAGAGGGACGCGGGGCCCGTGGTCCTGACGCACATATACCTGCTGCTGGGCGTGTCTCTGCCCGTCTGGCTCTCGCCCGGTGCCTGCACGCCCAAGGGGGGGCTAGCGGGGGCGGGCGGGCTGGTGCCCTACGCCGGCGTGCTGGCCGTGGGTGTCGGCGACACGGTGGCGTCCGTCTTCGGCAGCGCTGTCGGCGAGATCCGCTGGCCCGGGACCAAGAAGACTTTTGAGGGCACGGCAACGTCAGTGTTTGCGCAGGTCATCGCCGTGGCTATTTTCTTGATCGCTGATGGCAGCATAAATCTAAACTCCAGTTACTCGTGGGTAGTGGGTTCCATCGCCATGGTAGCTATGCTGGAGGCGTACACCTCGCAGATCGACAATCTGCTGTTGCCTTTGTACCTGTATGTCCTGCTGCTGTTGTGA